One Vibrio taketomensis DNA window includes the following coding sequences:
- a CDS encoding XTP/dITP diphosphatase: MSKIVLATGNQGKVHEMADLLADFGFEVLAQSDFNIVEAEETGTTFIENAIIKARHAAKETGLPAIADDSGLEVDYLNGAPGIYSARYAGVDASDADNISKLLAAMQGVPEEQRTARFHCVLVLMRHADDPTPIVCHGKWEGRILTEAQGENGFGYDPIFFVPEDNCSSAQLEPARKKQLSHRGKALKALFSTLAEQA, translated from the coding sequence ATGAGCAAGATTGTATTAGCAACAGGCAACCAAGGTAAGGTGCACGAAATGGCGGATCTACTGGCTGATTTCGGTTTTGAAGTACTGGCACAAAGCGATTTTAATATTGTCGAAGCAGAAGAAACCGGTACAACCTTTATTGAAAATGCAATCATCAAAGCACGTCATGCAGCGAAAGAAACAGGCTTGCCTGCGATTGCTGATGATTCGGGTCTAGAAGTTGACTACCTAAACGGCGCTCCTGGTATCTATTCTGCTCGCTATGCCGGTGTTGACGCCAGCGATGCAGACAACATCAGCAAACTACTAGCGGCAATGCAAGGCGTGCCTGAAGAGCAACGCACTGCGCGCTTTCATTGTGTATTAGTATTGATGCGTCACGCTGACGATCCAACACCGATCGTTTGTCACGGCAAGTGGGAAGGTCGTATTCTGACTGAAGCACAAGGTGAAAATGGTTTTGGTTATGATCCTATCTTCTTTGTACCTGAAGATAACTGCTCATCAGCGCAGCTAGAACCTGCACGTAAAAAACAACTCTCTCATCGTGGTAAGGCTCTAAAAGCACTATTTTCCACTCTTGCGGAGCAAGCTTAA
- a CDS encoding DUF4426 domain-containing protein: protein MKTWFTALLICFFSVPSWAGQFKTIKDIEVHYSAFNSTFLTPEIARSYKLKRSSHLAILNISLLDMSQAGKPATAGKISGIAKNLIGQSRQLNFREIQEGDAIYYLAEFSISEEENISFNIDIDAGNKGKGTLKFTQKFYVEE from the coding sequence ATGAAAACCTGGTTCACCGCTCTACTCATCTGTTTTTTTTCCGTCCCTTCATGGGCTGGGCAATTCAAAACCATTAAAGATATAGAAGTTCACTATTCCGCCTTCAACTCCACTTTTCTAACCCCAGAAATCGCCCGTAGCTATAAACTCAAACGCAGTAGCCATCTCGCCATTCTCAATATAAGTTTGCTCGATATGTCTCAAGCAGGAAAACCCGCAACTGCTGGCAAAATTTCCGGCATAGCGAAAAACCTGATAGGTCAATCTCGCCAGCTAAACTTTAGAGAGATCCAAGAAGGGGATGCGATTTACTATCTCGCCGAGTTCTCGATCAGTGAAGAAGAAAATATTAGCTTCAATATCGATATCGACGCTGGCAATAAAGGCAAAGGCACTTTAAAGTTCACGCAGAAATTTTATGTTGAAGAATAA
- the yggU gene encoding DUF167 family protein YggU produces the protein MSQAVWREGEDIVLRLYIQPKASRDKIVGLHGEEVKIAITAPPVDGKANAHLSKYLSKQFKVAKGLINIEKGELGRHKQVRIISPSQIPPEIEAIL, from the coding sequence ATGTCACAAGCAGTATGGCGTGAAGGTGAAGATATTGTGCTTCGCCTTTATATCCAACCCAAAGCAAGCCGCGACAAAATCGTCGGCTTGCATGGTGAAGAAGTAAAAATTGCCATCACAGCCCCACCGGTTGATGGCAAAGCCAATGCGCATCTGAGCAAGTATTTGTCGAAACAATTTAAAGTGGCTAAGGGATTGATCAATATCGAAAAGGGCGAGTTAGGACGGCACAAACAAGTCCGTATTATCTCTCCAAGTCAGATCCCGCCAGAAATCGAAGCCATCCTATGA
- a CDS encoding YggT family protein — protein sequence MNSMSFLVTTIFDLYIMVVLLRIWLQATRADFYNPFSQFVVKATQPVVAPLRRVIPSVGNIDMATLLFAYVLCVLKFFTVVFIKSGAISLDPYLLFIGLLSLVKAAGGLLFWVLLIRAILSWVSQGRSPIEYVFHQLTEPMLAPIRRIIPAMGGFDLSVLVLFIGLQFANFLMGDLIGPIWFGL from the coding sequence ATGAATTCAATGAGTTTCCTCGTCACCACCATTTTTGATTTATACATCATGGTGGTGTTACTACGCATTTGGCTACAAGCTACACGTGCAGATTTCTACAACCCATTCTCTCAGTTTGTGGTAAAAGCGACTCAGCCTGTCGTTGCACCGCTGCGTCGAGTGATTCCGTCTGTAGGCAATATTGATATGGCAACACTGCTGTTTGCCTATGTATTGTGTGTACTAAAATTCTTTACCGTCGTATTTATTAAATCGGGTGCGATCTCTCTCGATCCATATTTACTATTTATCGGATTGCTTTCACTGGTTAAAGCCGCTGGTGGTTTATTATTCTGGGTACTACTAATTCGCGCAATTTTGAGCTGGGTTAGCCAAGGCCGCAGCCCAATCGAATACGTATTCCACCAACTGACTGAGCCAATGCTGGCACCAATTCGTCGCATTATTCCTGCGATGGGTGGCTTCGACCTAAGTGTGCTAGTACTATTTATTGGCCTACAGTTCGCGAATTTCCTCATGGGCGACTTAATTGGTCCAATTTGGTTCGGCTTGTAA
- the proC gene encoding pyrroline-5-carboxylate reductase — translation MEHKNITFIGAGNMARSIIAGLLASGYPASLITATDPNQPQRDFLADRYGINTHSDNVAAAEGADVIVLAVKPQLMSVVAQDMQTINYQNKLVISIAAGISAQRLDEMFAAKLNLVRVMPNTPALVGQGMSGLYAPNTVSEQDKNFAADLMEAVGKVCWVNQESGINNVIAAAGSAPAYFFLFMEAMQAEAIKQGFDSDTARLLVQQSALGAAELVVANPETELSTLREQVTSKGGTTAEAIRTFNELQLTDIVAKAMQAAVIRAEEMEKLF, via the coding sequence ATGGAACACAAGAACATCACATTCATTGGCGCTGGAAACATGGCCCGTTCAATTATTGCCGGCCTGCTTGCTAGTGGCTACCCAGCAAGCTTGATCACTGCTACTGACCCTAACCAGCCACAACGTGATTTTCTCGCAGACCGTTATGGCATCAATACTCATTCAGACAACGTTGCAGCGGCAGAAGGTGCTGATGTCATTGTTTTGGCAGTAAAACCACAATTGATGTCAGTGGTTGCACAAGACATGCAAACCATCAACTATCAAAATAAGCTGGTGATCTCTATCGCAGCAGGGATTAGTGCGCAGCGTTTGGATGAAATGTTCGCCGCGAAACTGAATCTAGTACGCGTGATGCCAAATACACCTGCGCTAGTCGGACAAGGCATGAGCGGTCTTTACGCACCAAATACTGTCAGTGAGCAAGACAAAAACTTTGCGGCCGATTTAATGGAAGCCGTGGGTAAAGTGTGCTGGGTGAATCAAGAATCTGGCATCAATAATGTTATCGCAGCTGCGGGCAGTGCACCGGCCTACTTCTTCCTATTTATGGAAGCAATGCAAGCGGAAGCAATCAAACAAGGTTTTGACTCTGATACCGCACGTTTATTGGTACAGCAATCTGCGCTTGGTGCGGCAGAACTTGTGGTTGCTAATCCTGAAACCGAATTATCCACACTGCGTGAGCAAGTGACGTCAAAAGGCGGCACCACGGCAGAAGCGATTCGCACCTTTAACGAACTCCAGTTGACTGATATCGTAGCGAAAGCGATGCAAGCTGCGGTAATTCGCGCCGAAGAAATGGAAAAACTATTTTAA
- a CDS encoding YggS family pyridoxal phosphate-dependent enzyme, with the protein MSSIQQNIEQITSQISSALQKCGRARDSVQLLAVSKTKPTQAILDAALAGQTAFGENYVQEGVDKIAYFAQSHPELELVWHFIGPIQSNKTRPVAENFAWVHTIDRAKIAQRLNDQRPTCLPPLQVLIQVNTSGEESKSGIEEEQVFELAELISSLPNLTLRGLMSIPANVPDYPSQLRAFKQLSELKHRLSERFPQLNLDTLSMGMSGDMDAAIEAGSTMVRIGTAIFGARDYNK; encoded by the coding sequence ATGAGTAGTATTCAACAAAATATTGAACAGATCACCTCACAGATTTCAAGTGCGCTGCAAAAATGTGGACGTGCTCGAGACTCTGTGCAACTTCTCGCGGTAAGTAAAACTAAACCGACACAAGCGATTTTAGATGCAGCTCTCGCGGGACAAACTGCGTTTGGCGAAAATTATGTGCAAGAAGGGGTCGACAAAATAGCATATTTTGCTCAATCTCATCCTGAATTGGAGCTTGTGTGGCACTTTATCGGTCCAATTCAATCAAACAAAACTCGCCCAGTTGCGGAAAACTTCGCTTGGGTACACACCATTGATCGCGCTAAGATCGCCCAACGCTTAAACGATCAACGCCCAACCTGTTTACCACCGCTGCAAGTATTAATTCAAGTTAATACCAGCGGTGAAGAAAGCAAATCAGGAATTGAAGAAGAGCAAGTTTTTGAATTAGCAGAGTTGATTTCATCGCTACCAAACCTCACTTTAAGAGGGTTGATGTCAATTCCAGCCAATGTACCTGACTATCCATCTCAGTTACGTGCCTTCAAGCAATTGTCTGAATTGAAACATCGCCTGAGCGAACGCTTTCCTCAACTTAACCTTGATACCTTATCAATGGGCATGAGTGGTGATATGGACGCAGCAATTGAAGCAGGAAGTACCATGGTACGCATTGGCACAGCAATTTTTGGCGCTCGAGATTACAACAAATAA
- a CDS encoding type IV pilus twitching motility protein PilT, whose product MDIAELLDFSVKHNASDLHLSAGVSPMVRIDGEVRKLSVPAFTHAEVHRLVFEIMNDAQRSEFEEHLEVDFSFELPEVGRFRVNAFNQSRGCAAVFRTIPTSIPTLQDLDAPEIFEKIANFEKGLVLVTGPTGSGKSTTLAAMVDFINRNQNKHILTIEDPIEFVHQNQKCLINQREVHRDTHSFKKALRSALREDPDVILVGELRDQETISLALTAAETGHLVFGTLHTSSAAKTIDRIIDVFPGSDKDMVRSMLSESLRAVIAQKLLKRIGGGRVACHEIMMATPAIRNLIREDKVAQMYSVIQTGAAQGMQTIEQNARQLIVRGLVEPEEVEQKIGSLTY is encoded by the coding sequence ATGGATATCGCTGAGTTACTGGACTTTAGTGTAAAACATAATGCGTCAGATCTACATCTTTCTGCAGGTGTTTCTCCAATGGTGCGCATTGACGGTGAAGTACGCAAGTTGAGTGTTCCTGCTTTTACTCATGCAGAAGTACATCGTTTAGTGTTTGAAATCATGAATGATGCGCAGCGCAGTGAGTTTGAAGAACATCTTGAAGTCGACTTTTCATTTGAATTACCTGAAGTTGGTCGCTTCCGTGTTAACGCTTTCAACCAATCTCGAGGATGTGCGGCGGTATTCCGTACCATTCCAACCAGTATTCCGACGTTGCAAGATCTCGATGCGCCGGAAATTTTTGAGAAAATCGCGAACTTTGAAAAAGGCTTAGTGCTGGTTACAGGGCCGACTGGCTCAGGTAAATCGACGACGCTTGCCGCGATGGTTGATTTTATTAACCGTAATCAGAATAAGCATATTTTGACCATCGAAGACCCGATTGAATTTGTCCATCAGAACCAAAAATGTTTGATCAACCAACGTGAAGTGCATCGTGATACACATAGCTTTAAAAAGGCATTGCGCAGCGCACTTCGTGAAGACCCTGATGTGATTTTGGTGGGGGAGTTGCGTGACCAAGAAACAATCAGTTTGGCATTAACAGCGGCAGAAACGGGTCACTTGGTATTTGGTACTTTGCATACCAGTTCAGCCGCAAAAACGATTGACCGTATTATCGACGTATTTCCAGGTAGTGATAAAGATATGGTTCGCTCGATGCTTTCAGAATCCTTACGCGCGGTTATTGCGCAGAAGCTACTGAAACGCATTGGTGGTGGACGTGTTGCATGTCATGAGATCATGATGGCAACGCCAGCTATTCGTAACTTGATACGTGAAGATAAAGTCGCGCAAATGTATTCAGTGATTCAAACGGGTGCAGCGCAAGGCATGCAAACCATTGAGCAAAATGCGAGACAACTGATTGTTCGAGGCTTGGTTGAGCCGGAAGAAGTTGAACAAAAAATTGGCTCGCTCACTTATTAA
- a CDS encoding PilT/PilU family type 4a pilus ATPase → MIDAFLQEMNAQKASDLYITVGAPVLYRVDGELRAHGEVLSEQNVMDLLNAIMDEPRRADYNATREANFAVVRNFGRFRVSAFFQRELPGAVIRRIETQIPTFESLRLPDVLQNLCIAKRGLVLVVGATGSGKSTTMAAMTGYRNRHRAGHIITVEDPIEFVHEHHKCIVTQREVGLDTESYDVALKNSLRQAPDMILIGEIRTRETMEFAMAFAETGHLCMATLHANNANQALERILHLVPKEKKEQFLFDLSNNLRGVIGQQLLRDKYGSGRHGVFEILLNSPRVSDLIRRGELHELKSTMAKSQQIGMQTFDQALYQLIVDDKISVEDAMHSADSANDLRIMLKTQHGDSFNTKTQSSISIDMN, encoded by the coding sequence ATGATTGATGCATTTCTGCAGGAGATGAATGCCCAAAAAGCGTCCGATTTGTATATCACCGTGGGTGCACCAGTGTTGTATCGCGTTGATGGTGAATTGCGTGCGCACGGCGAGGTCTTAAGCGAACAGAATGTTATGGATTTACTCAATGCCATCATGGACGAACCACGCCGAGCAGATTATAACGCCACGCGTGAAGCCAATTTTGCGGTAGTGAGGAATTTTGGACGTTTTCGTGTCTCAGCATTTTTTCAACGCGAGCTTCCCGGTGCAGTCATCCGGCGTATCGAAACACAAATTCCAACGTTTGAATCTTTGCGTTTACCGGATGTATTGCAAAATTTATGTATTGCTAAGCGCGGCCTAGTTTTGGTGGTTGGAGCGACAGGCTCTGGTAAATCGACCACAATGGCTGCGATGACGGGGTATCGAAATCGCCACCGAGCGGGACATATTATAACGGTTGAAGATCCGATCGAATTTGTTCATGAGCACCACAAGTGTATCGTGACTCAACGTGAAGTCGGATTGGACACGGAAAGCTACGATGTCGCGCTCAAAAACTCATTGCGCCAAGCGCCAGATATGATTTTGATTGGTGAGATACGGACGCGTGAAACCATGGAGTTTGCGATGGCGTTTGCTGAAACCGGTCATTTATGTATGGCAACCCTGCACGCAAACAATGCTAACCAAGCTCTAGAGCGGATATTGCATTTGGTGCCGAAAGAGAAGAAAGAGCAGTTTTTGTTTGATCTCTCAAATAACCTACGGGGAGTTATCGGTCAGCAATTGCTTAGGGATAAATATGGTAGTGGTCGACATGGTGTGTTTGAGATCTTGCTGAATAGCCCAAGGGTTTCGGACTTGATTCGTCGTGGAGAGTTACACGAATTGAAATCGACCATGGCTAAATCACAGCAGATTGGTATGCAAACCTTTGACCAAGCGCTGTACCAGCTTATTGTTGACGATAAAATCAGTGTCGAAGATGCGATGCACAGTGCGGACTCCGCTAACGATTTACGCATTATGCTTAAAACTCAACATGGCGATAGCTTTAATACTAAAACACAATCTTCTATTAGCATTGATATGAATTAG
- the lysC gene encoding lysine-sensitive aspartokinase 3 — MSSFNVAKFGGTSVANFEAMSRCAAIIENNPSTRLVVSSACSGVTNLLVELANGVTDEQQRRQVIQQLADIHEAIIVQLNHATETASEVYQILDTVTSLAEAASIQSSTKLTDHLVACGELMSTHILAQLMRERGMPAVRFDIRQVLRTDDTFGKAEPNVEQTGILAKELLAPLCEDSIVITQGFIGADDEGNTTTLGRGGSDYSAALIAEAVKAEGLEIWTDVPGIYTTDPRIAEKAAPISEISFSEASEMANFGAKILHPSTLVPALRHDIPVFVGSSKEPEKGGTWIRHQVQSSPLFRALALRCNQTMVTLRSAKMFHAYGFLAKVFEILAKHKVSVDLITTSEISVSLTLDQTDTSGGAPQLPAAARAELEELCTVEIEQNLCLVALIGNNMSDSKGYAKQVFSTLEDLNLRMICFGASPHNLCFLVHESVSRQAIQKLHKELFEG; from the coding sequence GTGAGCTCTTTTAATGTCGCCAAGTTTGGCGGAACCAGTGTTGCAAACTTTGAAGCCATGAGCCGCTGTGCGGCCATAATAGAAAACAATCCAAGTACCCGATTGGTGGTTAGCTCTGCCTGCTCAGGTGTCACTAACCTATTAGTTGAACTTGCTAACGGTGTAACCGATGAACAACAACGACGCCAAGTAATTCAGCAATTAGCTGATATACATGAAGCTATTATTGTTCAACTTAATCATGCAACAGAGACTGCGTCTGAGGTGTATCAAATTCTTGATACTGTGACCAGTCTTGCTGAAGCTGCTTCAATTCAATCCAGCACTAAACTTACTGATCACTTGGTCGCTTGTGGCGAGCTAATGTCGACCCACATTCTTGCTCAGTTGATGCGTGAGCGTGGCATGCCGGCGGTACGTTTTGACATTCGCCAAGTACTGCGAACCGATGATACGTTTGGCAAAGCTGAACCAAATGTCGAACAAACTGGCATCCTCGCGAAAGAATTGCTTGCACCACTTTGCGAAGACTCCATCGTCATCACTCAAGGCTTTATTGGCGCGGATGATGAAGGCAATACCACCACGCTAGGTCGAGGCGGAAGTGACTATAGTGCAGCGTTAATCGCTGAAGCAGTCAAAGCCGAAGGACTGGAAATTTGGACCGATGTACCTGGAATTTACACAACGGACCCTCGCATCGCAGAAAAAGCCGCTCCAATTTCTGAAATCAGCTTTAGCGAAGCGTCTGAAATGGCAAACTTTGGCGCTAAAATCCTTCACCCATCAACGCTTGTGCCTGCACTACGCCACGATATTCCTGTCTTCGTCGGCTCTTCAAAAGAGCCAGAAAAAGGCGGCACATGGATTCGTCATCAAGTGCAAAGCTCACCACTATTTCGCGCGCTCGCACTGCGTTGCAACCAAACTATGGTTACTCTGCGTAGCGCTAAAATGTTCCATGCTTATGGCTTCTTAGCCAAAGTATTTGAGATCTTAGCCAAGCATAAAGTGTCGGTTGATTTGATCACCACCTCTGAAATCAGTGTATCGCTAACTTTAGACCAAACAGATACTAGTGGCGGAGCGCCACAACTACCAGCGGCGGCTCGTGCTGAATTGGAAGAGTTGTGTACGGTAGAAATCGAGCAAAACCTATGTCTTGTTGCGCTGATTGGCAATAATATGAGCGATAGCAAAGGCTATGCTAAACAAGTGTTTAGTACTTTAGAAGATCTCAACTTACGTATGATTTGCTTTGGTGCAAGCCCTCACAACTTGTGTTTCTTGGTGCATGAATCAGTATCGCGCCAAGCGATCCAAAAACTACATAAAGAATTGTTTGAAGGTTAA
- a CDS encoding pyridoxal-phosphate-dependent aminotransferase family protein: protein MTIQSFIPPRRILMGPGPSDISPQVLQALSRPTVGHLDPLFVGMMDELKQLLKYAFQTENEFTIAVSAPGSAGMEACFVNLVEPGDKVIVCRNGVFGERMRENVVRAGGDAIVIDDEWGAPVSIDKVERALKEHSDVKIVAFVHAETSTGALSDAQALGALAKQHNALTIVDAVTSLGGVPLKVDEWQLDAVYSGSQKCLSCVPGLSPLTFSSKAIAKIQSRSTPVQSWFLDQSLVLGYWSGEGKRSYHHTAPVNSLYALHEALLMLKNEGLDNAWQRHRTMHDKLKLGLEKLGFKFVVEAADRLPQLNAIYVPEGIDEAAVRNHLLETYNLEIGAGLGALAGKAWRIGLMGYGARQENVALCLQALEESLTQ from the coding sequence ATGACAATCCAAAGCTTTATTCCACCTCGTCGAATTCTGATGGGGCCTGGTCCATCTGATATTTCTCCTCAAGTATTGCAAGCATTGAGTCGTCCAACGGTTGGTCATTTAGACCCGCTATTTGTTGGCATGATGGATGAACTGAAACAGTTACTTAAGTATGCATTCCAAACCGAAAATGAGTTCACCATAGCCGTTTCGGCCCCAGGAAGCGCAGGTATGGAAGCTTGCTTCGTAAACTTAGTTGAGCCGGGTGATAAAGTGATTGTTTGTCGCAATGGGGTGTTTGGCGAACGTATGCGTGAAAATGTTGTGAGGGCAGGCGGTGACGCGATTGTGATTGATGATGAATGGGGGGCGCCGGTTTCAATTGATAAAGTTGAAAGGGCACTCAAGGAACATTCTGATGTCAAAATCGTAGCGTTTGTTCATGCTGAAACCTCAACCGGTGCTTTGTCTGATGCGCAGGCATTAGGCGCTTTAGCAAAACAGCATAATGCCTTAACCATTGTTGATGCGGTGACGTCACTTGGTGGTGTGCCTTTAAAAGTTGATGAATGGCAGCTTGATGCTGTTTATTCAGGTAGTCAAAAATGCCTTTCTTGTGTGCCAGGATTATCACCCTTAACGTTTTCTTCAAAGGCAATTGCCAAGATTCAAAGTCGCAGCACACCAGTGCAAAGCTGGTTTCTGGATCAGAGCCTAGTACTTGGTTACTGGAGTGGTGAAGGTAAGCGTAGTTATCATCATACTGCGCCAGTCAACAGCCTTTATGCATTGCACGAGGCATTATTGATGCTGAAAAATGAAGGTTTAGACAATGCTTGGCAGCGCCATCGCACCATGCATGACAAATTGAAATTAGGTCTAGAAAAGTTGGGCTTTAAGTTCGTGGTTGAAGCGGCCGATCGTTTACCTCAACTCAATGCGATCTATGTGCCTGAAGGTATTGATGAAGCTGCTGTGCGTAACCACCTACTTGAGACTTACAATCTGGAGATTGGAGCTGGTTTAGGCGCATTGGCGGGCAAAGCTTGGCGTATTGGACTAATGGGCTACGGAGCAAGGCAAGAGAATGTCGCCCTTTGCTTGCAAGCATTGGAAGAGTCGTTGACTCAATAA
- the galU gene encoding UTP--glucose-1-phosphate uridylyltransferase GalU, producing the protein MIKKCLFPAAGYGTRFLPATKSMPKEMMPVVNKPLIEYGVEEAIQAGMNGMCIVTGRGKHSIMDHFDKNYELEHQINGTNKEELLVDIREIIESANFTYIRQREMKGLGHAILTGRELVGDEPFAVVLADDLCVNEQEGVLAQMVALFKQFRCSIVAVQEVPADETHKYGVISGEMIKDDIFRVDDMVEKPEPGTAPSNLAIIGRYILTPDIFELIEQTEPGKGGEIQITDALLKQAKAGCVLAYKFKGQRFDCGSVEGYIEATNYCFEHLYLKDSKKTELGKHSTAKQND; encoded by the coding sequence ATGATTAAGAAGTGCTTATTTCCAGCAGCAGGTTACGGTACACGTTTTCTACCGGCAACGAAATCTATGCCAAAGGAGATGATGCCAGTCGTCAACAAACCGCTGATCGAATATGGTGTTGAAGAAGCGATTCAAGCCGGCATGAACGGTATGTGTATTGTTACCGGACGTGGTAAACACTCGATCATGGATCACTTCGATAAAAACTACGAACTTGAGCATCAGATTAACGGTACCAATAAAGAAGAACTGTTGGTTGATATTCGCGAAATCATTGAAAGCGCAAACTTTACCTACATTCGCCAACGTGAAATGAAAGGCCTTGGCCACGCGATCCTAACGGGTCGTGAACTTGTGGGTGACGAACCGTTTGCTGTTGTACTGGCTGACGACCTCTGCGTTAATGAACAAGAAGGTGTTTTGGCACAGATGGTGGCACTGTTTAAACAGTTCCGTTGTTCTATCGTAGCGGTACAAGAAGTACCTGCAGATGAAACCCATAAATACGGCGTAATCTCTGGTGAAATGATCAAAGATGACATCTTCCGTGTAGACGACATGGTTGAAAAACCTGAACCGGGCACAGCACCAAGTAACCTTGCTATCATTGGTCGCTACATCCTGACTCCAGATATCTTTGAATTAATCGAACAAACTGAACCAGGTAAAGGCGGAGAAATCCAAATTACTGACGCTCTGCTTAAACAAGCAAAAGCAGGGTGCGTGTTAGCGTACAAATTTAAAGGCCAGCGTTTTGATTGCGGCAGTGTCGAAGGATACATTGAAGCGACCAACTACTGCTTTGAGCATCTATACCTAAAAGACAGTAAGAAAACTGAATTAGGTAAGCACTCAACAGCCAAGCAAAACGACTAA
- a CDS encoding LuxR C-terminal-related transcriptional regulator yields the protein MAKNIYARTLYFLCENKDSHYPIVDLIEENLCIPIPRMEPQDTMLAMQQHKHKILLIDYHEYQQLNSVIRDLPLSNKIFETVIFNVEKRLTTEELLSFGNLKALFYKTDSIVDIAYGCGEVINSQNWLPRKVTAQLLHYYRHVFDSQTSPATVDLTTREIQILRSLQTGASNNRIAEDLFISEFTVKSHLYQIFKKLSVKNRVQAISWAKQHLAS from the coding sequence ATGGCAAAGAACATTTATGCGAGAACACTGTATTTTCTCTGTGAAAATAAAGACTCCCACTATCCAATTGTAGACCTAATTGAAGAAAACCTCTGCATTCCCATCCCTCGCATGGAACCGCAAGATACGATGCTGGCGATGCAGCAGCATAAGCATAAAATTTTGCTCATCGATTATCATGAATACCAACAACTCAATAGCGTCATTCGAGACTTGCCTCTGTCGAATAAAATCTTTGAGACGGTAATATTTAATGTGGAAAAGCGGCTAACCACTGAGGAGTTACTCAGTTTCGGTAACCTAAAAGCGCTGTTTTACAAGACTGACAGCATCGTCGATATCGCATATGGTTGTGGTGAAGTTATCAACAGCCAAAACTGGTTACCTCGAAAAGTCACCGCACAACTTCTACATTACTACCGTCATGTTTTCGATAGCCAAACCTCCCCCGCAACTGTCGATTTGACCACGCGTGAAATTCAAATACTACGTAGTCTACAAACAGGGGCCTCGAACAATCGAATCGCCGAAGATCTCTTTATTAGTGAGTTCACGGTAAAATCCCACCTTTACCAAATCTTCAAGAAGCTGTCTGTAAAGAATCGAGTTCAAGCCATTTCATGGGCAAAGCAACATTTGGCGTCTTAA